A single genomic interval of Nomascus leucogenys isolate Asia chromosome 3, Asia_NLE_v1, whole genome shotgun sequence harbors:
- the MICAL1 gene encoding F-actin-monooxygenase MICAL1 isoform X6, with protein MASPPSTNPAHAHFERFLQAQLCQDVLSSFQELCGALGLEPGGGLPQYHKIKDQLNYWSAKSLWTKLDKRAGQPVYQQGRACTSTKCLVVGAGPCGLRVAVELALLGARVVLVEKRTKFSRHNVLHLWPFTIHDLRALGAKKFYGRFCTGTLDHISIRQLQLLLLKVALLLGVEIHWGVTFTGLQPPPRKGSGWRAQLQPTPPAHLANYEFDVLVSAAGGKFVPEGFKVREMRGKLAIGITANFVNRRTVEETQVPEISGVARIYNQSFFQSLLKATGIDLENIVYYKDDTHYFVMTAKKQCLLRLGVLHQDLPDTDRLLGSANVVPEALQRFARAAADFATHGKLGKLEFAQDAHGQPDVSAFDFTSMMRAESSARVQEKHGARLLLGLVGDCLVEPFWPLGTGVARGFLAAFDAAWMVKRWAEGAESLEVLAERESLYQLLSQTSPENMHRNVAQYGLDPATRYPNLNLRAVTPNQVRDLYDVLAKEPVQRNSDKTDTGMPATGSAGTQEELLRWCQEQTAGYPGVHVSDLSSSWADGLALCALVHRLQPGLLEPSELQGLGALEATAWALKVAEHELGITPVVSAQAVVAGSDPLGLIAYLSHFHSAFKSTAHSPGPVSQASPGTSSAVLFLGKLQRTLQRSRAKENAEDAGGKKLCLEAGAGDLCALCGEHLYVLERLCVDGHFFHRSCFRCHTCEATLWLGGYEQHPGDGHFYCLQHLPQPDHKEEGNDGGPESPELPTPSENSMPAGLSTPTASQEGAGPVSDPSQPTRRRIRLSSSERQRLSSLNLTPDPEMEPPPKPPRSCSALARHALESSFVGWGLPVQSPQALVAMEKEEEESPFSSEEEEEEDVPLDSDVEQALQTFAKTSGTMNNYPTWRRTLLRRAKEEEMKRFCKAQTIQRRLNEIEAALRELEAEGVKLELALRRQSSSPEQQKKLWVGQLLQLVDKKNSLVAEEAELMITVQELNLEEKQWQLDQELRGYMNREETLKTAADRQAEDQVLRKLVDLVNQRDALIRFQEERRLSELALGTGAQG; from the exons ATGGCTTCACCCCCCTCCACCAACCCAGCGCATGCCCACTTTGAGCGCTTCCTGCAGGCCCAGCTGTGCCAGGACGTGCTGAGCAGCTTCCAGGAGCTATGTGGGGCCCTGGGGCTGGAACCCGGTGGGGGGCTGCCCCAGTACCACAAGATCAAGGACCAGCTCAACTACTGGAGCGCCAAGTCACTGTGGACCAAGCTGGACAAGCGAGCAGGCCAGCCTGTCTACCAGCAGGGCCGTGCCTGCACCAGCACCAAG tgcctggtggtgggtgctggACCTTGTGGGCTGCGGGTCGCTGTGGAGCTGGCGCTGCTGGGGGCCCGAGTGGTGCTGGTGGAAAAGCGCACCAAGTTCTCTCGCCACAACGTGCTCCACCTCTGGCCCTTCACCATCCATGACCTGAGGGCACTCGGCGCTAAGAAGTTCTACGGGCGCTTCTGCACTGGCACCCTGGACCACATCA GCATCCGGCAGCTCCAGCTGCTTCTGCTGAAGGTAGCATTGCTGCTGGGGGTGGAAATTCACTGGGGTGTCACTTTCACTGGCCTCCAGCCCCCTCCTAGGAAGG GGAGTGGCTGGCGTGCCCAGCTCCAACCCACCCCCCCTGCCCACCTGGCCAACTATGAATTTGACGTCCTTGTCTCGGCTGCAGGAGGTAAATTCGTCCCTGAAG GCTTCAAAGTTCGAGAAATGCGAGGCAAACTGGCCATTGGCATCACAGCCAACTTTGTGAACAGACGCACCGTGGAGGAGACACAGGTGCCGGAGATCAGTGGTGTAGCCAGGATCTACAACCAGAGCTTCTTCCAGAGCCTTCTCAAAGCCACAG GCATTGATCTGGAGAACATCGTGTACTACAAGGACGACACCCACTACTTTGTGATGACAGCCAAGAAGCAGTGCCTGCTGCGGCTGGGGGTGCTGCACCAG GACTTGCCAGACACCGATCGGCTGCTGGGCAGTGCCAATGTGGTGCCCGAGGCTCTGCAGCGCTTTGCCCGGGCAGCTGCTGACTTTGCCACCCATGGCAAGCTCGGGAAACTAGAGTTTGCCCAGGACGCCCATGGGCAGCCTGATGTCTCTGCCTTTGACTTCACGAGCATGATGCGGGCAGAGAGTTCTGCTCGTGTGCAAGAGAAGCATGGCGCCCGCCTGCTGCTGGGACTGGTGGGGGACTGCCTGGTGGAG CCCTTCTGGCCCCTGGGCACTGGAGTGGCACGGGGCTTCCTGGCAGCCTTTGATGCGGCCTGGATGGTGAAGCGGTGGGCAGAGGGCGCTGAATCCCTAGAGGTGTTGGCTGAGCG TGAGAGCCTGTACCAGCTTCTGTCACAGACATCCCCAGAAAACATGCATCGCAATGTGGCCCAGTATGGGCTGGACCCAGCCACCCGCTACCCCAACCTGAACCTCCGGGCAGTGACCCCCAATCAG GTACGAGACCTGTACGATGTGCTAGCCAAGGAGCCTGTGCAGAGGAACAGCGACAAGACAGATACAGGGATGCCAGCCACTG GGTCGGCAGGCACCCAGGAGGAGCTGCTACGCTGGTGCCAGGAGCAGACAGCTGGGTACCCGGGAGTCCACGTCTCCGATTTGTCTTCCTCCTGGGCTGACGGGCTAGCTCTGTGTGCGCTGGTGCACCGGCTGCAGCCTGGCCTGCT GGAACCCTCAGAGCTGCAGGGGCTGGGAGCTCTGGAAGCAACTGCTTGGGCACTAAAGGTGGCAGAGCATGAGCTGGGCATCACACCGGTGGTGTCTGCACAGGCCGTGGTAGCAGGGAGTGACCCACTGGGCCTCATTGCCTACCTCAGCCACTTCCACAGTGCCTTCAAGAGCACGGCCCACAGCCCAG GCCCTGTCAGCCAGGCTTCCCCTGGGACCTCCAGTGCTGTATTATTCCTTGGTAAACTTCAGAGGACCCTGCAGCGATCCCGGGCCAAG GAAAATGCAGAGGATGCTGGTGGCAAGAAGCTGTGCTTGGAG GCCGGTGCCGGGGACCTGTGTGCGCTTTGTGGGGAACACCTCTATGTCCTGGAACGCCTCTGTGTCGACGGCCATTTCTTCCACCGGAGCTGCTTCCGCTGCCATACCTGTGAGGCCACACTGTGGCTAGGTGGCTATGAGCAGCACCCAGGAGATG GACATTTCTACTGCCTCCAGCACCTGCCCCAGCCAGACCACAAAGAGGAAGGCAATGATGGAGGCCCTGAGAGTCCG GAGCTCCCCACACCAAGTGAGAATAGCATGCCAGCAGGCCTCTCAACTCCCACAGCCTCGCAGGAGGGGGCCGGTCCTGTTTCAGATCCCAGCCAGCCCACCCGTCGGCGGATCCGCCTCTCCAGCTCAGAGCGCCAGCGGTTGTCCTCCCTTAACCTTACCCCTGACCCGGAAATGGAGCCTCCACCCAAGCCCCCCCGCAGCTGCTCTGCCTTGGCCCGCCACGCCCTGGAGAGCAGCTTTGTGGGTTGGGGCCTGCCAGTCCAGAGCCCTCAAG CTCTTGTGGccatggagaaggaggaagaagagagtccCTTCTCcagtgaagaggaagaagaagaagatgtgCCTTTGGACTCAGATGTGGAACAG GCCCTGCAGACCTTTGCCAAGACCTCAGGCACCATGAATAACTACCCAACATGGCGTCGGACTCTGCTGCGCCGCGCGAAGGAGGAGGAGATGAAGAGGTTCTGCAAGGCCCAG ACCATCCAACGGCGACTAAATGAGATCGAGGCTGCCCTGAGGGAGCTAGAGGCCGAGGGCGTGAAGCTGGAGCTGGCCTTGAGGCGCCAGAGCA GTTCCCcagaacagcaaaagaaactatgggTAGGACAGTTGCTACAGCTTGTTGATAAGAAAAACAGCCTGGTGGCTGAGGAGGCCGAGCTCATGATCAC GGTGCAGGAGTTGAACCTGGAGGAGAAACAGTGGCAGCTGGACCAGGAGCTACGAGGCTACATGAACCGGGAAG AAACCCTAAAGACAGCTGCTGATCGGCAGGCTGAGGACCAGGTCCTGAGGAAGCTGGTGGATTTGGTCAACCAGAGAGATGCCCTCATCCGCTTCCAGGAGGAGCGCAGGCTCAGCGAGCTGGCCCTGGGGACAGGGGCCCAGGGCTAG
- the MICAL1 gene encoding F-actin-monooxygenase MICAL1 isoform X1: MASPPSTNPAHAHFERFLQAQLCQDVLSSFQELCGALGLEPGGGLPQYHKIKDQLNYWSAKSLWTKLDKRAGQPVYQQGRACTSTKCLVVGAGPCGLRVAVELALLGARVVLVEKRTKFSRHNVLHLWPFTIHDLRALGAKKFYGRFCTGTLDHISIRQLQLLLLKVALLLGVEIHWGVTFTGLQPPPRKGSGWRAQLQPTPPAHLANYEFDVLVSAAGGKFVPEGFKVREMRGKLAIGITANFVNRRTVEETQVPEISGVARIYNQSFFQSLLKATGIDLENIVYYKDDTHYFVMTAKKQCLLRLGVLHQDLPDTDRLLGSANVVPEALQRFARAAADFATHGKLGKLEFAQDAHGQPDVSAFDFTSMMRAESSARVQEKHGARLLLGLVGDCLVEPFWPLGTGVARGFLAAFDAAWMVKRWAEGAESLEVLAERESLYQLLSQTSPENMHRNVAQYGLDPATRYPNLNLRAVTPNQVRDLYDVLAKEPVQRNSDKTDTGMPATGSAGTQEELLRWCQEQTAGYPGVHVSDLSSSWADGLALCALVHRLQPGLLEPSELQGLGALEATAWALKVAEHELGITPVVSAQAVVAGSDPLGLIAYLSHFHSAFKSTAHSPGPVSQASPGTSSAVLFLGKLQRTLQRSRAKENAEDAGGKKLCLEMEAETPSTEVPPDPEPGVPLTPPSQHQEAGAGDLCALCGEHLYVLERLCVDGHFFHRSCFRCHTCEATLWLGGYEQHPGDGHFYCLQHLPQPDHKEEGNDGGPESPELPTPSENSMPAGLSTPTASQEGAGPVSDPSQPTRRRIRLSSSERQRLSSLNLTPDPEMEPPPKPPRSCSALARHALESSFVGWGLPVQSPQGAGGSRTSQFFFFSALVAMEKEEEESPFSSEEEEEEDVPLDSDVEQALQTFAKTSGTMNNYPTWRRTLLRRAKEEEMKRFCKAQTIQRRLNEIEAALRELEAEGVKLELALRRQSSSPEQQKKLWVGQLLQLVDKKNSLVAEEAELMITVQELNLEEKQWQLDQELRGYMNREETLKTAADRQAEDQVLRKLVDLVNQRDALIRFQEERRLSELALGTGAQG, from the exons ATGGCTTCACCCCCCTCCACCAACCCAGCGCATGCCCACTTTGAGCGCTTCCTGCAGGCCCAGCTGTGCCAGGACGTGCTGAGCAGCTTCCAGGAGCTATGTGGGGCCCTGGGGCTGGAACCCGGTGGGGGGCTGCCCCAGTACCACAAGATCAAGGACCAGCTCAACTACTGGAGCGCCAAGTCACTGTGGACCAAGCTGGACAAGCGAGCAGGCCAGCCTGTCTACCAGCAGGGCCGTGCCTGCACCAGCACCAAG tgcctggtggtgggtgctggACCTTGTGGGCTGCGGGTCGCTGTGGAGCTGGCGCTGCTGGGGGCCCGAGTGGTGCTGGTGGAAAAGCGCACCAAGTTCTCTCGCCACAACGTGCTCCACCTCTGGCCCTTCACCATCCATGACCTGAGGGCACTCGGCGCTAAGAAGTTCTACGGGCGCTTCTGCACTGGCACCCTGGACCACATCA GCATCCGGCAGCTCCAGCTGCTTCTGCTGAAGGTAGCATTGCTGCTGGGGGTGGAAATTCACTGGGGTGTCACTTTCACTGGCCTCCAGCCCCCTCCTAGGAAGG GGAGTGGCTGGCGTGCCCAGCTCCAACCCACCCCCCCTGCCCACCTGGCCAACTATGAATTTGACGTCCTTGTCTCGGCTGCAGGAGGTAAATTCGTCCCTGAAG GCTTCAAAGTTCGAGAAATGCGAGGCAAACTGGCCATTGGCATCACAGCCAACTTTGTGAACAGACGCACCGTGGAGGAGACACAGGTGCCGGAGATCAGTGGTGTAGCCAGGATCTACAACCAGAGCTTCTTCCAGAGCCTTCTCAAAGCCACAG GCATTGATCTGGAGAACATCGTGTACTACAAGGACGACACCCACTACTTTGTGATGACAGCCAAGAAGCAGTGCCTGCTGCGGCTGGGGGTGCTGCACCAG GACTTGCCAGACACCGATCGGCTGCTGGGCAGTGCCAATGTGGTGCCCGAGGCTCTGCAGCGCTTTGCCCGGGCAGCTGCTGACTTTGCCACCCATGGCAAGCTCGGGAAACTAGAGTTTGCCCAGGACGCCCATGGGCAGCCTGATGTCTCTGCCTTTGACTTCACGAGCATGATGCGGGCAGAGAGTTCTGCTCGTGTGCAAGAGAAGCATGGCGCCCGCCTGCTGCTGGGACTGGTGGGGGACTGCCTGGTGGAG CCCTTCTGGCCCCTGGGCACTGGAGTGGCACGGGGCTTCCTGGCAGCCTTTGATGCGGCCTGGATGGTGAAGCGGTGGGCAGAGGGCGCTGAATCCCTAGAGGTGTTGGCTGAGCG TGAGAGCCTGTACCAGCTTCTGTCACAGACATCCCCAGAAAACATGCATCGCAATGTGGCCCAGTATGGGCTGGACCCAGCCACCCGCTACCCCAACCTGAACCTCCGGGCAGTGACCCCCAATCAG GTACGAGACCTGTACGATGTGCTAGCCAAGGAGCCTGTGCAGAGGAACAGCGACAAGACAGATACAGGGATGCCAGCCACTG GGTCGGCAGGCACCCAGGAGGAGCTGCTACGCTGGTGCCAGGAGCAGACAGCTGGGTACCCGGGAGTCCACGTCTCCGATTTGTCTTCCTCCTGGGCTGACGGGCTAGCTCTGTGTGCGCTGGTGCACCGGCTGCAGCCTGGCCTGCT GGAACCCTCAGAGCTGCAGGGGCTGGGAGCTCTGGAAGCAACTGCTTGGGCACTAAAGGTGGCAGAGCATGAGCTGGGCATCACACCGGTGGTGTCTGCACAGGCCGTGGTAGCAGGGAGTGACCCACTGGGCCTCATTGCCTACCTCAGCCACTTCCACAGTGCCTTCAAGAGCACGGCCCACAGCCCAG GCCCTGTCAGCCAGGCTTCCCCTGGGACCTCCAGTGCTGTATTATTCCTTGGTAAACTTCAGAGGACCCTGCAGCGATCCCGGGCCAAG GAAAATGCAGAGGATGCTGGTGGCAAGAAGCTGTGCTTGGAG ATGGAGGCCGAGACCCCAAGTACTGAGGTGCCACCTGACCCAGAGCCTGGTGTACCCCTGACACCCCCATCCCAACACCAGGAG GCCGGTGCCGGGGACCTGTGTGCGCTTTGTGGGGAACACCTCTATGTCCTGGAACGCCTCTGTGTCGACGGCCATTTCTTCCACCGGAGCTGCTTCCGCTGCCATACCTGTGAGGCCACACTGTGGCTAGGTGGCTATGAGCAGCACCCAGGAGATG GACATTTCTACTGCCTCCAGCACCTGCCCCAGCCAGACCACAAAGAGGAAGGCAATGATGGAGGCCCTGAGAGTCCG GAGCTCCCCACACCAAGTGAGAATAGCATGCCAGCAGGCCTCTCAACTCCCACAGCCTCGCAGGAGGGGGCCGGTCCTGTTTCAGATCCCAGCCAGCCCACCCGTCGGCGGATCCGCCTCTCCAGCTCAGAGCGCCAGCGGTTGTCCTCCCTTAACCTTACCCCTGACCCGGAAATGGAGCCTCCACCCAAGCCCCCCCGCAGCTGCTCTGCCTTGGCCCGCCACGCCCTGGAGAGCAGCTTTGTGGGTTGGGGCCTGCCAGTCCAGAGCCCTCAAG GTGCTGGAGGCAGTAGAACTTCTCAGTTCTTCTTCTTCTCAGCTCTTGTGGccatggagaaggaggaagaagagagtccCTTCTCcagtgaagaggaagaagaagaagatgtgCCTTTGGACTCAGATGTGGAACAG GCCCTGCAGACCTTTGCCAAGACCTCAGGCACCATGAATAACTACCCAACATGGCGTCGGACTCTGCTGCGCCGCGCGAAGGAGGAGGAGATGAAGAGGTTCTGCAAGGCCCAG ACCATCCAACGGCGACTAAATGAGATCGAGGCTGCCCTGAGGGAGCTAGAGGCCGAGGGCGTGAAGCTGGAGCTGGCCTTGAGGCGCCAGAGCA GTTCCCcagaacagcaaaagaaactatgggTAGGACAGTTGCTACAGCTTGTTGATAAGAAAAACAGCCTGGTGGCTGAGGAGGCCGAGCTCATGATCAC GGTGCAGGAGTTGAACCTGGAGGAGAAACAGTGGCAGCTGGACCAGGAGCTACGAGGCTACATGAACCGGGAAG AAACCCTAAAGACAGCTGCTGATCGGCAGGCTGAGGACCAGGTCCTGAGGAAGCTGGTGGATTTGGTCAACCAGAGAGATGCCCTCATCCGCTTCCAGGAGGAGCGCAGGCTCAGCGAGCTGGCCCTGGGGACAGGGGCCCAGGGCTAG
- the MICAL1 gene encoding F-actin-monooxygenase MICAL1 isoform X4 — translation MASPPSTNPAHAHFERFLQAQLCQDVLSSFQELCGALGLEPGGGLPQYHKIKDQLNYWSAKSLWTKLDKRAGQPVYQQGRACTSTKCLVVGAGPCGLRVAVELALLGARVVLVEKRTKFSRHNVLHLWPFTIHDLRALGAKKFYGRFCTGTLDHISIRQLQLLLLKVALLLGVEIHWGVTFTGLQPPPRKGSGWRAQLQPTPPAHLANYEFDVLVSAAGGKFVPEGFKVREMRGKLAIGITANFVNRRTVEETQVPEISGVARIYNQSFFQSLLKATGIDLENIVYYKDDTHYFVMTAKKQCLLRLGVLHQPFWPLGTGVARGFLAAFDAAWMVKRWAEGAESLEVLAERESLYQLLSQTSPENMHRNVAQYGLDPATRYPNLNLRAVTPNQVRDLYDVLAKEPVQRNSDKTDTGMPATGSAGTQEELLRWCQEQTAGYPGVHVSDLSSSWADGLALCALVHRLQPGLLEPSELQGLGALEATAWALKVAEHELGITPVVSAQAVVAGSDPLGLIAYLSHFHSAFKSTAHSPGPVSQASPGTSSAVLFLGKLQRTLQRSRAKENAEDAGGKKLCLEMEAETPSTEVPPDPEPGVPLTPPSQHQEAGAGDLCALCGEHLYVLERLCVDGHFFHRSCFRCHTCEATLWLGGYEQHPGDGHFYCLQHLPQPDHKEEGNDGGPESPELPTPSENSMPAGLSTPTASQEGAGPVSDPSQPTRRRIRLSSSERQRLSSLNLTPDPEMEPPPKPPRSCSALARHALESSFVGWGLPVQSPQGAGGSRTSQFFFFSALVAMEKEEEESPFSSEEEEEEDVPLDSDVEQALQTFAKTSGTMNNYPTWRRTLLRRAKEEEMKRFCKAQTIQRRLNEIEAALRELEAEGVKLELALRRQSSSPEQQKKLWVGQLLQLVDKKNSLVAEEAELMITVQELNLEEKQWQLDQELRGYMNREETLKTAADRQAEDQVLRKLVDLVNQRDALIRFQEERRLSELALGTGAQG, via the exons ATGGCTTCACCCCCCTCCACCAACCCAGCGCATGCCCACTTTGAGCGCTTCCTGCAGGCCCAGCTGTGCCAGGACGTGCTGAGCAGCTTCCAGGAGCTATGTGGGGCCCTGGGGCTGGAACCCGGTGGGGGGCTGCCCCAGTACCACAAGATCAAGGACCAGCTCAACTACTGGAGCGCCAAGTCACTGTGGACCAAGCTGGACAAGCGAGCAGGCCAGCCTGTCTACCAGCAGGGCCGTGCCTGCACCAGCACCAAG tgcctggtggtgggtgctggACCTTGTGGGCTGCGGGTCGCTGTGGAGCTGGCGCTGCTGGGGGCCCGAGTGGTGCTGGTGGAAAAGCGCACCAAGTTCTCTCGCCACAACGTGCTCCACCTCTGGCCCTTCACCATCCATGACCTGAGGGCACTCGGCGCTAAGAAGTTCTACGGGCGCTTCTGCACTGGCACCCTGGACCACATCA GCATCCGGCAGCTCCAGCTGCTTCTGCTGAAGGTAGCATTGCTGCTGGGGGTGGAAATTCACTGGGGTGTCACTTTCACTGGCCTCCAGCCCCCTCCTAGGAAGG GGAGTGGCTGGCGTGCCCAGCTCCAACCCACCCCCCCTGCCCACCTGGCCAACTATGAATTTGACGTCCTTGTCTCGGCTGCAGGAGGTAAATTCGTCCCTGAAG GCTTCAAAGTTCGAGAAATGCGAGGCAAACTGGCCATTGGCATCACAGCCAACTTTGTGAACAGACGCACCGTGGAGGAGACACAGGTGCCGGAGATCAGTGGTGTAGCCAGGATCTACAACCAGAGCTTCTTCCAGAGCCTTCTCAAAGCCACAG GCATTGATCTGGAGAACATCGTGTACTACAAGGACGACACCCACTACTTTGTGATGACAGCCAAGAAGCAGTGCCTGCTGCGGCTGGGGGTGCTGCACCAG CCCTTCTGGCCCCTGGGCACTGGAGTGGCACGGGGCTTCCTGGCAGCCTTTGATGCGGCCTGGATGGTGAAGCGGTGGGCAGAGGGCGCTGAATCCCTAGAGGTGTTGGCTGAGCG TGAGAGCCTGTACCAGCTTCTGTCACAGACATCCCCAGAAAACATGCATCGCAATGTGGCCCAGTATGGGCTGGACCCAGCCACCCGCTACCCCAACCTGAACCTCCGGGCAGTGACCCCCAATCAG GTACGAGACCTGTACGATGTGCTAGCCAAGGAGCCTGTGCAGAGGAACAGCGACAAGACAGATACAGGGATGCCAGCCACTG GGTCGGCAGGCACCCAGGAGGAGCTGCTACGCTGGTGCCAGGAGCAGACAGCTGGGTACCCGGGAGTCCACGTCTCCGATTTGTCTTCCTCCTGGGCTGACGGGCTAGCTCTGTGTGCGCTGGTGCACCGGCTGCAGCCTGGCCTGCT GGAACCCTCAGAGCTGCAGGGGCTGGGAGCTCTGGAAGCAACTGCTTGGGCACTAAAGGTGGCAGAGCATGAGCTGGGCATCACACCGGTGGTGTCTGCACAGGCCGTGGTAGCAGGGAGTGACCCACTGGGCCTCATTGCCTACCTCAGCCACTTCCACAGTGCCTTCAAGAGCACGGCCCACAGCCCAG GCCCTGTCAGCCAGGCTTCCCCTGGGACCTCCAGTGCTGTATTATTCCTTGGTAAACTTCAGAGGACCCTGCAGCGATCCCGGGCCAAG GAAAATGCAGAGGATGCTGGTGGCAAGAAGCTGTGCTTGGAG ATGGAGGCCGAGACCCCAAGTACTGAGGTGCCACCTGACCCAGAGCCTGGTGTACCCCTGACACCCCCATCCCAACACCAGGAG GCCGGTGCCGGGGACCTGTGTGCGCTTTGTGGGGAACACCTCTATGTCCTGGAACGCCTCTGTGTCGACGGCCATTTCTTCCACCGGAGCTGCTTCCGCTGCCATACCTGTGAGGCCACACTGTGGCTAGGTGGCTATGAGCAGCACCCAGGAGATG GACATTTCTACTGCCTCCAGCACCTGCCCCAGCCAGACCACAAAGAGGAAGGCAATGATGGAGGCCCTGAGAGTCCG GAGCTCCCCACACCAAGTGAGAATAGCATGCCAGCAGGCCTCTCAACTCCCACAGCCTCGCAGGAGGGGGCCGGTCCTGTTTCAGATCCCAGCCAGCCCACCCGTCGGCGGATCCGCCTCTCCAGCTCAGAGCGCCAGCGGTTGTCCTCCCTTAACCTTACCCCTGACCCGGAAATGGAGCCTCCACCCAAGCCCCCCCGCAGCTGCTCTGCCTTGGCCCGCCACGCCCTGGAGAGCAGCTTTGTGGGTTGGGGCCTGCCAGTCCAGAGCCCTCAAG GTGCTGGAGGCAGTAGAACTTCTCAGTTCTTCTTCTTCTCAGCTCTTGTGGccatggagaaggaggaagaagagagtccCTTCTCcagtgaagaggaagaagaagaagatgtgCCTTTGGACTCAGATGTGGAACAG GCCCTGCAGACCTTTGCCAAGACCTCAGGCACCATGAATAACTACCCAACATGGCGTCGGACTCTGCTGCGCCGCGCGAAGGAGGAGGAGATGAAGAGGTTCTGCAAGGCCCAG ACCATCCAACGGCGACTAAATGAGATCGAGGCTGCCCTGAGGGAGCTAGAGGCCGAGGGCGTGAAGCTGGAGCTGGCCTTGAGGCGCCAGAGCA GTTCCCcagaacagcaaaagaaactatgggTAGGACAGTTGCTACAGCTTGTTGATAAGAAAAACAGCCTGGTGGCTGAGGAGGCCGAGCTCATGATCAC GGTGCAGGAGTTGAACCTGGAGGAGAAACAGTGGCAGCTGGACCAGGAGCTACGAGGCTACATGAACCGGGAAG AAACCCTAAAGACAGCTGCTGATCGGCAGGCTGAGGACCAGGTCCTGAGGAAGCTGGTGGATTTGGTCAACCAGAGAGATGCCCTCATCCGCTTCCAGGAGGAGCGCAGGCTCAGCGAGCTGGCCCTGGGGACAGGGGCCCAGGGCTAG